DNA sequence from the Cydia fagiglandana chromosome 12, ilCydFagi1.1, whole genome shotgun sequence genome:
GCATTTAAGTATCCCAACAGTCAAATATGCTTGTAAAAATCAACACTCACTAGTCTAAAGCGTTCTCCAATCTCTCCCAGAACTCCCTTTTCTGCCTGTGGTGCAGCTTCCTCCGATAGATGGCGTTGGTAAAGTTGGCGTCGGGAAGCGGGAAGAGGACGTCGATCTCCAGCGCGAGGTTCCACCCTGATGGGGCGTGTGTCATGAACGCCTTCACCAGTGAGATCGTCATCTATAACCAAAATCATATACTCAAATAGTATGATGACGCAAACAAATCTTGATAATACCAGACGGCAAATTAAGCTGCATTGAAAAAGataagtacatattattaaaCAGAAGTATCATTGAcattatccacgtgataaaataaactTCGCTCTGCGCGATTGAAACAGAAGTATACAGTGGCTACGAGTATCACGTTATTACGTAAGTAAACGAGTTTGATCATCGTAACCGTCCTGGTTTTCAGATACCTATTGATATCGTAATatcatattattatacatacattatatttaatcaaaacAATAAATGTAGGACCAAGCGAACTCAAACACTAACTAAAAGTTTAAATCATAAAAGAAATGAATAGTAATATGAGAACAAACTTACAACAAAATCCGCTCCATCGGGAAACGTAATATGCCTCCTCTTCCTTATAGCACTGAGTTGTGTTTTCACATTAGGGCAGTCACCCCCACTCTCTACCAGAAACAGGCATACCACCACTAACTTCAGGCAccacattttaaaatttttattaagcctATAAAGTGTCTCACTGTTCGACAAAGGCCTTTAGTCATACAACCCTTTTTATTAGGCATATAAAAGGCTGCTCAAAAGCctctaaatttgaaatttatatACGTAGAATAAATGTATGTTCTTACGCAATGCGACCGGCTCGCCGTGCGTTTTCTTGTGAATGATCTTTAAATAA
Encoded proteins:
- the LOC134669249 gene encoding uncharacterized protein LOC134669249, producing the protein MWCLKLVVVCLFLVESGGDCPNVKTQLSAIRKRRHITFPDGADFVMTISLVKAFMTHAPSGWNLALEIDVLFPLPDANFTNAIYRRKLHHRQKREFWERLENALDYHNMNGQACILRSVCEARTHLAEPGKSLVHDLLRVIFTAPLHERGFVEEVGGRYEDLLDPHLCDKVNDCPISFLQVVLALNKQRY